A stretch of Spirosoma oryzicola DNA encodes these proteins:
- a CDS encoding ComEA family DNA-binding protein, with translation MQTEGIDYQSVYDALTQLYANPLDLNTATREELEATYLLTERQLTSLANYRLDVGDLLSVYELQAVPDFDLPTIRRLIPFVTVAGTSGLFGNLPTPTDNYLIVRYEQVMEQQKGYQEAIADKNGKLPTRYLGNSQQWYARYRYSRPRAFSVGLTLEKDPGEAMRWQPSARQYGTDYVSFHAQLQNRGRWRNIVLGDYQLQVGQGLVLSAGFVLGKSAETVQTVRRPTLGARPHTSLTEYGYFRGATATYAIRPTLDLTLMAARNRRDANTTTDNQEVIATSLQTSGLHRTPSELDDQGSLLETNIGAHLLYHDRRQSQLGLTFLRTDFDNFFRRRNLPYNQYEFTGKHNLVVGLHGGYIWRNWNFFGEVARSSGSATNSGGTGVVIGTLTSFTKKIDLAILIRHYDRNFHSFYSNGFSEGSRTINESGAYVGAKYTVYRKLTVSAFVDYFRFPWLKFLVEKPSSGFDYLLQTRYTPNRQTAFYAIYHEEHKQKNLPDSNPKVIVGTTRRSLAFNAEYKLTPGLSLRSRVQWGSFAYSAQSSSNGFALVQDATLELRKLSLSGRIALFGTDDYDSRQYVYERDVLYAFSFPAYYNRGFRHYLLAQYNLNRHVTIWLRWSRTDLINQQTVGSDLDQINAPHKSEVKIQTRWRF, from the coding sequence GTGCAGACGGAAGGCATCGATTACCAATCCGTATACGACGCCTTAACGCAGCTTTACGCGAATCCACTTGACCTTAACACGGCTACGCGGGAAGAACTCGAAGCGACGTATTTGCTTACGGAACGCCAGCTAACGAGCCTGGCAAACTACCGACTTGACGTTGGTGATTTATTGTCTGTCTACGAACTACAGGCCGTTCCTGATTTTGACTTGCCGACCATCCGTCGACTAATTCCTTTTGTGACCGTTGCCGGTACGTCCGGACTGTTTGGCAATTTGCCGACACCAACGGACAACTACCTGATTGTCCGTTACGAACAAGTAATGGAACAGCAGAAAGGCTACCAGGAAGCTATAGCCGACAAGAATGGCAAACTACCTACTCGTTACCTTGGCAATTCGCAGCAGTGGTACGCTCGCTACCGCTACAGCAGGCCACGAGCATTTAGTGTGGGATTGACACTAGAGAAAGACCCCGGAGAAGCCATGCGCTGGCAACCCTCGGCCCGTCAGTATGGCACTGATTACGTCTCTTTTCACGCACAGCTACAAAATCGTGGTCGCTGGCGCAACATCGTACTGGGCGATTATCAACTACAGGTTGGGCAGGGGCTGGTCCTGTCAGCCGGGTTTGTTCTGGGAAAAAGCGCAGAAACCGTTCAAACGGTTCGGCGGCCAACGTTGGGAGCCCGGCCTCACACATCGCTTACCGAGTACGGTTATTTCCGGGGTGCTACGGCTACCTATGCCATTCGGCCCACCCTTGACCTGACACTCATGGCCGCCCGTAACCGACGCGATGCCAACACCACAACGGATAACCAGGAAGTTATTGCGACTTCCTTGCAAACTTCGGGTCTGCACCGTACTCCATCTGAACTGGACGATCAGGGCAGTCTGCTTGAAACAAACATTGGCGCTCACCTATTGTACCATGACCGGCGGCAAAGCCAGTTAGGATTAACATTTCTACGTACCGATTTCGACAATTTTTTCCGCCGACGTAATCTGCCTTATAATCAGTACGAATTTACGGGCAAGCATAATCTTGTTGTCGGATTACACGGCGGCTATATCTGGCGCAACTGGAATTTCTTCGGTGAAGTAGCCCGCAGCAGTGGTTCAGCAACTAATTCAGGCGGTACGGGTGTCGTAATCGGTACGTTGACGAGCTTCACTAAAAAAATTGACCTTGCTATTCTGATTCGCCATTACGACCGAAATTTTCATAGTTTCTATAGCAATGGATTCAGTGAAGGCAGTAGGACGATCAACGAATCAGGTGCTTACGTAGGTGCAAAATACACGGTGTATCGCAAGTTGACTGTAAGTGCTTTTGTGGATTATTTCCGGTTCCCCTGGTTAAAGTTTTTAGTGGAAAAGCCGTCCAGTGGCTTCGATTATTTGCTACAAACACGCTATACGCCGAACCGGCAGACCGCTTTTTACGCGATCTACCACGAAGAGCACAAACAGAAGAACCTACCCGACAGCAACCCCAAGGTAATTGTCGGAACCACACGGCGAAGTTTGGCTTTTAACGCGGAGTATAAACTCACTCCTGGCCTGTCATTGCGGTCGCGGGTGCAGTGGGGAAGCTTTGCTTATTCGGCGCAATCCTCCTCGAATGGGTTTGCGCTGGTTCAGGATGCTACGTTGGAGTTGCGAAAGCTAAGTTTAAGTGGCCGAATCGCGCTCTTTGGAACCGACGATTACGACAGTCGGCAGTACGTTTACGAGCGTGATGTCCTGTACGCTTTCTCGTTTCCCGCTTATTACAATCGCGGCTTTCGGCACTATCTACTGGCGCAGTATAATCTGAACCGACATGTGACGATTTGGCTGCGCTGGTCACGGACGGATTTAATTAATCAGCAAACGGTTGGCTCCGACCTTGACCAGATCAATGCCCCGCATAAATCCGAAGTCAAGATTCAGACACGGTGGCGGTTCTGA
- a CDS encoding serine hydrolase has protein sequence MSLSIPKKLIGMLCALATVSYGQPRTDAFLTKLFATNQNPVFQEVIKHPDTYRLQLIYTRIDRDKRNKPSFTNYYFNVDSTSYFNPASTVKLPLALLSLEKLNNLKNPKVTKFTAMQIDSAYSKQTKEWHDETSKTGYPSIAHFIKKAFLVSDNDAYSRMYEFVGQREINRSLHAKGYLDTRITHRFVRMTPDENRHTNPVRFIQNDGTTIYAQPAAYNTDPFDFSRVTTLGKGYYAGDSLVHQPFDFTERNKLPLPALQQLLQSVLFPASVPAQKRFNLTPDDYQFLYQYLSQYPGETNYPKYDTKQYYDSYVKFFFMDSLHRQMPEGVRVFNKVGWAYGFMTDVSYVADFRHNVEYMLTATLYVNSDGILNDDKYEYDRIGHPFLYQLGQTIYQHELKRKRQHTPDLSAFRVPYEKRRTDDRPVIKDVDN, from the coding sequence ATGTCCTTATCCATTCCGAAAAAGCTTATCGGTATGCTATGTGCTTTAGCGACCGTCAGTTACGGGCAGCCCCGGACTGATGCTTTTCTAACCAAATTGTTTGCTACCAACCAGAATCCGGTCTTTCAGGAAGTCATCAAGCATCCTGATACCTACCGATTGCAACTAATTTATACCCGGATCGACCGCGACAAGCGGAACAAGCCGTCGTTTACGAATTATTATTTCAACGTTGACAGCACGAGTTACTTCAATCCGGCGTCTACGGTGAAATTGCCCTTAGCGCTTCTTTCGCTGGAAAAACTGAATAACCTCAAAAATCCGAAGGTGACTAAGTTTACGGCTATGCAAATTGACAGCGCCTACAGCAAGCAGACAAAGGAATGGCACGACGAAACTTCCAAAACGGGTTATCCTTCCATTGCGCATTTTATCAAAAAAGCATTTCTGGTTAGCGATAACGATGCCTACAGCCGGATGTACGAGTTTGTTGGCCAGCGCGAAATCAATCGATCACTGCACGCGAAAGGGTATCTGGATACGCGCATCACACACCGATTTGTGCGCATGACGCCCGACGAGAACCGGCATACCAACCCGGTTCGGTTTATTCAGAATGACGGGACAACGATCTACGCGCAACCTGCTGCCTACAATACCGATCCGTTCGATTTCAGCCGGGTGACGACGTTAGGAAAGGGTTACTACGCCGGAGATAGTTTGGTACACCAGCCGTTTGATTTTACGGAACGAAACAAGCTACCGCTTCCTGCCCTTCAACAGCTGTTGCAATCGGTACTGTTTCCGGCTTCGGTTCCGGCGCAAAAGCGATTTAACCTAACACCCGACGATTACCAGTTTCTATACCAATACCTTTCTCAGTATCCGGGCGAAACCAATTACCCAAAATACGATACTAAGCAGTACTACGACAGTTATGTAAAGTTCTTTTTTATGGATAGCCTGCACCGCCAAATGCCGGAGGGCGTTCGGGTGTTCAACAAAGTGGGCTGGGCGTATGGCTTTATGACGGATGTATCGTACGTGGCCGACTTTCGGCACAACGTTGAGTACATGCTGACGGCTACGCTTTACGTAAATAGCGACGGCATCCTGAACGACGATAAATACGAATACGATCGTATCGGTCATCCATTTCTCTATCAGCTCGGCCAGACAATCTACCAACATGAATTGAAACGTAAGCGCCAACACACGCCTGATCTGAGTGCTTTTCGTGTTCCGTACGAAAAACGCCGGACTGATGACCGTCCGGTGATTAAGGATGTAGATAACTAA
- a CDS encoding DUF3037 domain-containing protein — translation MHLFEYAVIRVMPRVEREEFLNVGVIVYCPAQGFLKTVFELNENRLRAFSAELDIEELHDRLRAFERICAGRKEGGAIGQLAIASRFRWLTAMRSTVVQTSPVHPGLCTDAGETLARLFTQQVL, via the coding sequence ATGCACTTGTTTGAGTACGCCGTTATTCGGGTTATGCCACGCGTTGAGCGAGAAGAGTTTCTGAATGTTGGCGTTATTGTGTATTGTCCAGCACAAGGCTTTCTGAAAACGGTATTCGAATTAAACGAAAATCGGCTTCGGGCTTTTTCCGCTGAGCTGGATATTGAGGAACTTCACGATCGTCTACGCGCTTTTGAGCGAATCTGTGCCGGACGCAAAGAGGGGGGAGCCATTGGCCAATTGGCGATAGCATCTCGCTTTCGCTGGCTAACGGCTATGCGCAGTACAGTAGTACAGACCTCGCCTGTCCATCCAGGTTTATGTACGGATGCTGGCGAAACGCTGGCTCGGCTGTTTACGCAGCAAGTTCTCTAA